The Thiothrix subterranea genome has a segment encoding these proteins:
- a CDS encoding TonB-dependent receptor produces MSCQKKPLAIRSSVNRAESPAIALASAAFVMMASIASPSQAADDTKKTKDAKADVTQLEGVTAEAKQAAPGSNPNADPEAPYKVDKSANTKFTEPLLNVSKTITVVGKEQMEDAGVMALKDLMRTQPSVTMGTGEGGNAEGDRFLIRGFDTRNDIFVDGMRDPGSTTRDVFASEQIEIAKGPSSTFAGRGTTGGAVNSVSKKPQDANFARGTLTVGDDNRATLDANRVVNDKVKVRSNLMIQDSEIAGRDHLYKKGHGAAIAADIAASEKMDVSLDYYHLRNEAMPDRGHPWDRTTGAPAAVDRSNSYVIVGRDFHDTGADILTGTVDYKVSPNTTINSKTRVGETTNKYIVSKPGSVPATGLTATSTITNSTNTADFTNTFTGNSTQITHEFHKGDVEHTVVAGFEVSKEKIKNDVPSLNTFNATTNPTGVPAPVLNIINPNNNVAAPGINGVSRTSNINADVNSVYVMDTVKLNPKWEVFGGIRHDTFDITSESLTYGAGTTSGAVNGVAPPVKYNEGFTNGHAGVVYKPKENGSVYASVSTSSNVPGEMYDGVGDVAYGGLNASVAAFEPERNKSVELGTKWNLANDNLAVSAAVFQLDKSNKIESNTSNQGEVRIKGVELGVSGNVTEKLSLAGGAVYMDSEITGSATPANLGKPLANIAEKSASVQTKYQITPKIAVGGSVIHTGEVGGGAFAATTGNTIKASNRLDLMGEYKINNKMSAQLNMKNATDETIYEALYRSGAPFTYVAPGRTTNLSLTYDF; encoded by the coding sequence GTGAGCTGTCAGAAAAAACCCCTTGCTATCCGTAGCAGTGTTAACCGTGCCGAATCCCCCGCTATTGCCCTTGCTTCGGCTGCATTTGTCATGATGGCAAGCATTGCTTCCCCTAGCCAAGCGGCGGATGACACTAAAAAAACCAAAGATGCCAAAGCCGACGTTACCCAACTCGAAGGTGTGACCGCAGAAGCCAAGCAAGCCGCCCCCGGTTCCAACCCAAACGCTGACCCGGAAGCGCCATACAAAGTCGACAAATCCGCCAACACCAAATTCACCGAACCCCTCCTGAACGTTTCCAAAACCATCACTGTCGTCGGTAAGGAACAAATGGAAGACGCGGGCGTAATGGCGCTGAAAGACCTGATGCGCACCCAACCGAGCGTAACCATGGGAACCGGCGAAGGCGGTAATGCGGAAGGCGACCGTTTCCTGATCCGTGGTTTCGACACACGTAACGATATTTTCGTCGACGGAATGCGTGACCCCGGTTCCACTACCCGTGATGTGTTCGCCTCTGAGCAAATCGAAATTGCCAAAGGCCCAAGCTCTACCTTCGCAGGGCGTGGTACGACAGGCGGCGCGGTCAACAGCGTTTCCAAAAAACCGCAGGATGCTAACTTTGCACGCGGCACATTGACTGTGGGCGACGACAACCGTGCAACCCTAGACGCTAACCGCGTGGTCAACGACAAAGTGAAAGTGCGCAGCAACCTGATGATTCAAGATTCCGAAATTGCCGGACGGGATCACCTGTACAAAAAAGGTCACGGTGCCGCCATCGCTGCTGATATTGCAGCCAGCGAGAAAATGGACGTTTCCTTGGATTATTACCACCTGCGTAACGAAGCCATGCCAGACCGTGGGCATCCGTGGGATCGGACAACCGGCGCACCGGCAGCGGTTGATCGTAGCAATTCTTACGTGATTGTCGGGCGTGACTTCCACGACACGGGTGCGGATATTTTAACGGGTACGGTGGACTACAAAGTCTCTCCAAACACCACGATCAACAGCAAAACCCGTGTGGGCGAAACCACCAATAAGTACATCGTTTCCAAACCCGGCAGCGTCCCTGCCACTGGCTTGACCGCAACGTCGACGATCACCAACAGTACCAATACCGCTGATTTCACCAATACCTTCACCGGCAACAGTACCCAAATCACCCATGAATTCCACAAAGGTGATGTCGAACATACCGTGGTGGCAGGTTTTGAAGTGAGCAAGGAAAAAATCAAAAACGATGTACCGAGTTTGAATACCTTTAATGCCACAACCAATCCGACTGGCGTTCCCGCTCCCGTACTGAACATTATTAACCCCAATAATAACGTTGCCGCACCGGGCATCAATGGTGTAAGCCGTACCTCCAACATTAATGCCGATGTGAATTCGGTTTATGTCATGGATACCGTCAAGCTCAACCCCAAATGGGAAGTATTCGGCGGTATCCGTCACGATACCTTCGACATTACCAGCGAATCCCTCACTTACGGGGCGGGTACAACCAGTGGTGCGGTGAATGGGGTCGCGCCCCCGGTCAAATACAACGAAGGCTTTACCAACGGTCATGCCGGTGTCGTGTATAAGCCCAAGGAAAACGGCAGCGTTTACGCCTCGGTTAGTACCTCATCCAACGTACCGGGCGAAATGTATGACGGCGTGGGCGATGTTGCCTACGGTGGTTTGAATGCTTCAGTTGCTGCATTTGAGCCAGAGCGCAATAAGAGTGTGGAACTCGGCACCAAATGGAACCTGGCCAACGATAACCTCGCGGTCAGTGCAGCAGTATTCCAGTTGGATAAGAGCAACAAAATCGAATCCAACACCAGTAACCAAGGTGAAGTACGCATCAAGGGTGTAGAGCTGGGCGTTTCCGGTAATGTCACCGAAAAACTCAGCCTTGCCGGTGGCGCGGTCTACATGGATAGCGAAATCACCGGCTCAGCAACCCCTGCGAACCTCGGCAAACCGTTAGCCAACATTGCCGAAAAGAGCGCCAGTGTGCAAACCAAGTACCAGATCACGCCGAAAATCGCCGTCGGTGGCAGCGTGATTCACACCGGTGAAGTGGGCGGCGGTGCATTTGCCGCAACCACGGGTAACACCATCAAAGCCTCCAACCGCCTCGATTTGATGGGTGAATACAAAATCAACAACAAGATGTCAGCGCAGTTGAATATGAAAAACGCTACGGATGAAACCATCTACGAAGCGTTATACCGCAGCGGCGCACCGTTCACTTACGTTGCGCCGGGTCGCACCACTAACCTTAGCCTAACCTACGACTTTTAA